The following proteins are co-located in the bacterium genome:
- a CDS encoding GDP-mannose 4,6-dehydratase, with the protein MKVLITGINGFTGEHLVRYLYKEDPEVEIYGFIERGGEFLHLEEKWVKKIRLFEVDITNYREVTGLISSILPEKIFHLAAITFGPTVKKNPRFAMEVNFFGTKNILDAALEAKINPLIHVATSSAEYGLVYEEENPVTEKNVLRPMDFYGVTKIAQDMVAYQYFKTYQLQIIRTRSFNQTGPGERKDFVCSNFAYQIALIERGKQEPVIKVGNLEAKRDFIDVRDVVKAYYLIMEKGERGEVYNVCSHKAYAIKEVLDILLKMSRCEIEVKVEKERFRPSDVPIQVGSYEKLKSQTGWKPAITFEKTLRDLLNYWRDRLK; encoded by the coding sequence ATGAAGGTTTTAATTACCGGGATAAATGGTTTTACAGGTGAACATCTGGTAAGATACCTATATAAAGAAGACCCCGAGGTAGAAATCTATGGTTTTATAGAAAGAGGTGGAGAATTTCTTCATCTTGAAGAAAAGTGGGTAAAAAAGATAAGATTATTTGAAGTAGATATTACTAACTACCGGGAAGTAACTGGACTTATCTCAAGTATCCTTCCAGAAAAGATATTTCATTTAGCCGCGATAACTTTTGGACCTACGGTAAAGAAAAATCCTCGCTTTGCCATGGAGGTTAATTTTTTTGGCACTAAGAATATCTTAGATGCTGCCTTAGAAGCTAAAATAAATCCCTTAATTCACGTGGCTACTTCCAGTGCTGAATATGGCTTAGTCTATGAAGAAGAAAATCCCGTTACCGAAAAAAATGTCCTTCGGCCCATGGATTTTTACGGAGTAACTAAGATTGCTCAAGATATGGTAGCTTATCAATATTTTAAGACTTACCAGTTACAGATTATTAGAACTCGATCCTTTAATCAAACCGGCCCAGGAGAGCGAAAGGATTTTGTTTGTTCTAATTTTGCTTATCAAATTGCTCTTATTGAAAGAGGAAAGCAAGAACCAGTAATTAAAGTAGGAAACTTAGAAGCTAAAAGAGATTTTATCGATGTCAGAGATGTAGTTAAAGCTTATTATTTAATTATGGAAAAAGGAGAAAGAGGAGAGGTTTATAATGTCTGCTCTCATAAAGCTTATGCCATTAAAGAAGTCTTGGATATCCTCTTGAAAATGAGCCGGTGCGAGATAGAAGTTAAGGTAGAAAAAGAACGGTTTCGGCCTTCAGATGTGCCTATTCAAGTAGGGAGCTATGAAAAACTTAAATCCCAAACAGGATGGAAGCCAGCCATTACTTTTGAAAAAACTTTAAGAGATCTCTTGAATTATTGGAGGGATAGGCTAAAATAA
- a CDS encoding fibronectin type III domain-containing protein — MFTRQSKLILFFTLVCLCFFLFNCAKNPVEPNFNHPDDSRNPSNNPSNPPPPNQPTIQLSPPAPINFNSVELKWTCSNMDPNKLKHFEIWMGTSPGNYQLKGNSGKNTSFQVSNLTPNTNYFFVIKAIGYDGGILAMSNEVSFNLPNPPTIQLLPPTPMGFNSVRLDWTYSNINLSEIMYFEIWMGTSPGNYQYKGNSGQNTSFQVDNLTPNTTYYFVIKAIKIDNTSFKSNEVSYFYAIGN; from the coding sequence ATGTTTACTCGACAAAGTAAATTAATCTTATTTTTTACTTTAGTTTGCTTATGTTTTTTTCTCTTTAATTGTGCTAAAAATCCAGTAGAGCCAAATTTTAATCATCCTGATGATTCTCGTAATCCATCAAATAATCCATCAAATCCACCTCCACCAAATCAACCCACGATCCAACTATCTCCTCCCGCCCCCATAAATTTTAATTCTGTAGAATTAAAATGGACTTGTTCCAATATGGATCCTAATAAACTTAAACACTTTGAAATCTGGATGGGTACTTCCCCTGGTAATTACCAGCTTAAAGGAAATAGTGGCAAAAATACTTCCTTTCAGGTTAGTAATTTAACTCCTAATACAAATTACTTCTTTGTCATCAAGGCTATAGGATATGATGGTGGTATCTTGGCTATGAGTAACGAGGTTTCGTTTAATCTCCCAAATCCACCCACGATCCAATTACTTCCTCCCACCCCCATGGGTTTTAATTCTGTAAGGTTAGATTGGACTTATTCCAATATAAATCTTAGTGAAATTATGTACTTTGAAATCTGGATGGGTACTTCCCCTGGTAATTACCAGTATAAAGGAAATAGTGGCCAAAATACTTCCTTTCAGGTTGATAATTTAACTCCTAATACAACTTACTACTTTGTCATCAAGGCCATAAAAATTGATAATACTAGTTTTAAAAGTAACGAGGTTTCATATTTTTATGCCATAGGAAATTAA